One window of the Niallia circulans genome contains the following:
- a CDS encoding SH3 domain-containing protein, protein MKKVVVPGIFLAALSSPLFMDEAHAASVTKYVEVNKGSVLNVRVGPSISTSVVTTLKAGEKVSVLSETNGWSKVDVDGKIGYVSSSYLTTKQESFVKYVSIDPSSTLNVRESASTKANVVTKLKNNTKVEVISESNGWAKIKVNGINGYVSSQYIKAVQSEEKKTTNSSNKQQKVTKYVNVDTGSSLNLRNSPSNSASIIVKLAKDVPVTVYSESNGWSKVEAYGKQGYVATQYLAEKKGTSSTEKKDETKTSASKEATAKTTAKYVNVEKKSSLNVRKEASTNSSILTKLSRGTEVKVLSSANGWDKVTVSGKTGYVSSSYLSEKKITEATTNNNKATEKNSGNTPTLVSKKVNVQAGSNLNVRSTASTSGSIKGKLSAGTVVTVLSEKNGWSQIKTSKVEGYVSSEYLTSISTPDKGTDKNEAKQPEKAPTGKEMKVNVQAGSNLNVRSTASTSGSIKGKLSAGTVVTVLSEKNGWSKIKTSKVEGYVSSEYLTSISTPDKGTDKNEAKQPEKAPTGKEMKVNVQAGSNLNVRSTASTSGSIKGKLSAGTVVTVLSEKNGWSKIKTSKVEGYVSSEYLTSISTPDKGTDKNEAKQPEKAPTGKEMKVNVQAGSNLNVRSTASTSGSIKGKLSAGTVVTVLSEKNGWSKIKTSKVEGYVSSEYLTSISTPDKGTDKNEAKQPEKTPTGIEKIVNVQAGSSLNLRSTPSTSGKILSKLPAGTVVIVQAEGNGWSKVKVNNLEGYVSTEYLSTKGNGSANATINKNYVNYNLTLEEMTNIQLSVNPQTDKKYDTYIREDAIAFKTADSTKGTVIGNGWRLRGGAGTDYSVVSTLTSGQVLTITSKIKGTDGYYWYKVNYSQSWVTASKEDTAYYLNPDNFINSDTQSLQFLKLSAKANVDDKEVDSKILAGKGILAGKASAFVTAANAYGINEIYLISHALLETGNGTSTLANGVKVNGKTVYNMYGIGAYDGSAISSGAQYAYNAGWFTPEAAIIGGAKFIAQGYVNAGQDTLYKMRWNPDAAEKTGNATHQYASDIGWATKQVGQIYNLYNLLSSYTLNYEIPTYKVNTK, encoded by the coding sequence GTGAAAAAAGTAGTTGTACCTGGAATATTTCTAGCAGCATTATCTTCCCCACTTTTTATGGATGAGGCTCACGCAGCTTCCGTTACGAAGTATGTAGAAGTGAATAAAGGATCGGTATTGAATGTAAGAGTCGGTCCATCAATCAGTACAAGTGTGGTAACCACTTTAAAGGCAGGAGAAAAAGTTAGTGTCCTTTCGGAAACGAATGGCTGGTCAAAAGTGGATGTGGATGGAAAGATTGGATATGTATCATCAAGTTATTTGACAACAAAGCAAGAGAGTTTCGTAAAATATGTTTCTATTGATCCGTCTTCTACTTTAAATGTAAGAGAGTCAGCTTCGACAAAAGCAAATGTAGTAACAAAGCTTAAAAACAATACAAAAGTCGAAGTTATTTCAGAGTCCAATGGCTGGGCAAAAATTAAAGTAAATGGAATAAATGGATATGTATCATCTCAATACATAAAAGCTGTACAATCAGAGGAAAAGAAAACAACGAATAGTTCAAACAAACAACAAAAAGTGACTAAATACGTTAATGTTGATACTGGTTCCAGTTTAAATTTAAGAAACAGTCCGTCCAATTCAGCTTCCATTATTGTAAAATTGGCTAAAGATGTACCTGTAACGGTTTATTCAGAATCCAATGGCTGGTCGAAAGTAGAAGCGTATGGAAAACAAGGATATGTAGCAACACAATATCTAGCAGAGAAAAAGGGAACTTCAAGTACAGAGAAGAAAGATGAAACTAAAACAAGCGCTAGTAAAGAGGCAACGGCAAAAACAACGGCGAAATATGTCAATGTTGAAAAAAAATCTTCCCTTAATGTTAGAAAGGAAGCGAGTACGAATAGTTCCATCTTAACAAAACTTTCTAGAGGAACAGAGGTAAAAGTTCTGTCGAGTGCAAATGGATGGGATAAAGTAACTGTATCTGGAAAAACAGGCTATGTAAGTAGTAGTTATCTATCGGAGAAAAAAATTACAGAAGCAACAACTAATAATAATAAAGCAACTGAAAAGAACAGCGGCAATACACCAACATTAGTAAGTAAGAAAGTCAATGTTCAGGCGGGTTCTAATTTAAATGTAAGATCTACTGCATCAACAAGCGGATCAATCAAAGGAAAGCTTTCAGCGGGTACGGTGGTAACAGTACTATCCGAGAAAAACGGCTGGTCCCAAATCAAAACAAGTAAAGTAGAAGGCTATGTAAGCAGTGAATACTTAACAAGCATATCTACTCCAGATAAAGGAACAGACAAGAACGAAGCGAAACAGCCAGAAAAAGCACCAACTGGAAAAGAAATGAAAGTCAACGTTCAGGCGGGTTCTAATTTAAATGTAAGATCTACTGCATCAACAAGCGGATCAATCAAAGGAAAGCTTTCAGCGGGTACGGTGGTAACGGTACTATCCGAGAAAAACGGCTGGTCCAAAATTAAAACGAGTAAAGTAGAAGGCTATGTAAGCAGCGAATACTTAACAAGCATATCTACTCCAGATAAAGGAACAGACAAGAACGAAGCGAAACAGCCAGAAAAAGCACCAACTGGAAAAGAAATGAAAGTCAACGTTCAGGCGGGTTCTAATTTAAATGTAAGATCTACTGCATCAACAAGCGGATCAATCAAAGGAAAGCTTTCAGCGGGTACGGTGGTAACGGTACTATCCGAGAAAAACGGCTGGTCCAAAATTAAAACGAGTAAAGTAGAAGGCTATGTAAGCAGCGAATACTTAACAAGCATATCTACTCCAGATAAAGGAACAGACAAGAACGAAGCGAAACAGCCAGAAAAAGCACCAACTGGAAAAGAAATGAAAGTCAACGTTCAGGCGGGTTCTAATTTAAATGTAAGATCTACTGCATCAACAAGCGGATCAATCAAAGGAAAGCTTTCAGCGGGTACGGTGGTAACGGTACTATCCGAGAAAAACGGCTGGTCCAAAATTAAAACGAGTAAAGTAGAAGGCTATGTAAGCAGCGAATACTTAACAAGTATATCTACTCCAGATAAAGGAACAGACAAGAACGAAGCGAAACAGCCAGAAAAAACACCAACTGGAATCGAAAAAATTGTAAATGTTCAAGCAGGTTCTAGTTTGAATTTGCGATCCACACCATCAACAAGTGGGAAGATTCTTAGTAAGCTCCCAGCAGGTACCGTGGTTATTGTACAAGCGGAGGGAAATGGTTGGTCTAAAGTAAAAGTTAATAATTTAGAAGGCTATGTCAGCACAGAATATCTATCTACCAAAGGCAATGGATCAGCTAATGCAACGATTAATAAAAATTATGTGAATTATAATCTCACACTAGAAGAAATGACAAATATTCAATTAAGTGTGAATCCACAAACAGATAAAAAATATGACACATATATAAGAGAAGATGCGATTGCTTTTAAAACAGCAGATTCAACAAAGGGTACTGTAATCGGAAATGGCTGGAGATTACGCGGAGGTGCTGGAACCGATTATTCTGTTGTCAGTACCTTGACTAGTGGCCAAGTATTAACGATTACTTCTAAAATCAAAGGAACAGATGGTTACTACTGGTATAAAGTGAATTATTCACAATCATGGGTTACTGCTAGTAAGGAAGACACTGCTTACTACCTTAATCCAGACAATTTTATTAATAGTGATACACAATCACTGCAATTTCTAAAATTATCTGCAAAAGCAAACGTAGATGATAAAGAAGTAGATAGTAAGATTTTAGCTGGAAAAGGAATTTTAGCTGGAAAAGCTTCTGCCTTTGTAACTGCCGCTAATGCTTATGGAATTAATGAAATTTACTTGATATCACATGCACTTTTAGAGACTGGAAATGGAACGTCCACTTTAGCAAATGGTGTCAAGGTTAACGGTAAAACTGTGTATAACATGTATGGTATTGGTGCCTATGATGGATCTGCCATTTCAAGCGGTGCACAATATGCTTATAATGCAGGATGGTTTACGCCAGAGGCAGCCATTATAGGTGGTGCCAAATTTATTGCCCAAGGTTATGTTAATGCTGGACAAGATACTTTATATAAAATGAGATGGAATCCTGATGCAGCTGAGAAAACTGGAAATGCAACGCATCAATATGCTTCCGATATAGGCTGGGCTACTAAACAAGTGGGCCAAATTTATAACTTATATAATCTGTTAAGTTCCTATACATTAAACTATGAGATTCCAACTTATAAAGTAAATACAAAGTAA
- a CDS encoding DUF1641 domain-containing protein, with protein MSETTAQTNAEKQLTATNQDLLDQLLKPEVQESLTTLMEQLPKLTEMVNGLSKTYDVVQSLSQDEVFKSDIVGATTEMFEPVIHSVKGMASAAIEAKDRADASNETIGVFGLMKMLKDPQAQKMFRFLQSYLQIMSERNNK; from the coding sequence ATGTCAGAAACTACTGCGCAAACCAATGCTGAAAAACAACTGACTGCAACAAATCAAGACCTATTGGATCAGTTGCTAAAGCCTGAGGTACAAGAATCATTGACAACATTAATGGAGCAACTACCAAAGTTAACTGAAATGGTTAATGGTTTATCTAAAACTTATGATGTTGTTCAATCATTATCCCAAGATGAAGTATTTAAAAGTGATATCGTTGGGGCAACAACGGAAATGTTCGAACCAGTTATTCATTCTGTTAAAGGAATGGCATCCGCTGCTATCGAAGCAAAAGATCGTGCAGATGCAAGCAATGAAACAATTGGTGTATTCGGTTTAATGAAAATGTTAAAAGACCCACAAGCACAAAAGATGTTCCGTTTTTTACAGAGCTATCTTCAAATCATGTCAGAACGCAATAATAAATAA
- a CDS encoding Ger(x)C family spore germination protein translates to MKRCLLCISIVSILFLAGCWDHSELNQNSIVTGIAIDKGKEHKYKLSIESTSAAELNPRTAQGLAPAIVYSIEGDTVGEITHKFNTAISTHLVFSHTRLLIIGEDIAREGILSFMDYFDRDREIRDDFNIVVARDTEAVDFLRITNDYQKVSSLKIFPQLDNMLKEWGGTPGIKLNDFIRTYSSPGQVPVLSAMKIDGEKEKGWNLDNIKTTVPGAIAKIDSLAIFKNGKLQGYLDLNDTRMLVWIQSKLEQTSLSIPYEKNKFFGLRVMHSKTKIKARQVNGRPQFDIFIKAESILDGSEKGIKAAKANAFEDFEDKTNRYLEKEFSKLIEKMQKEYVADIFGLGEIFRDQDYKHFKQYEDNWDTGFKDAKINVHVNVEIKRSGFRNNSNNIK, encoded by the coding sequence ATGAAGCGCTGTTTATTATGTATATCTATTGTATCCATCTTGTTTTTAGCTGGTTGTTGGGATCATTCGGAATTAAATCAAAATTCGATTGTAACGGGGATAGCAATAGATAAGGGGAAAGAACATAAATACAAACTTTCGATAGAGAGTACTTCTGCTGCTGAATTAAATCCAAGAACTGCTCAAGGTTTAGCCCCTGCGATTGTCTACTCGATAGAAGGAGATACGGTAGGGGAGATTACCCATAAGTTTAATACAGCAATATCAACCCATTTAGTTTTTTCACATACGAGATTGCTTATTATCGGGGAGGATATTGCCAGAGAGGGTATTCTAAGTTTTATGGATTATTTTGATAGGGACAGAGAGATAAGAGATGACTTTAATATAGTTGTAGCAAGGGATACAGAGGCAGTAGATTTTTTGCGAATAACGAATGATTATCAAAAAGTTTCCTCATTAAAAATATTTCCCCAACTAGACAATATGTTAAAGGAATGGGGAGGAACTCCAGGCATTAAATTAAATGATTTTATCCGTACCTATTCATCACCTGGACAAGTTCCTGTTTTGTCCGCTATGAAAATTGACGGGGAAAAAGAAAAAGGGTGGAACCTTGATAACATTAAAACAACAGTACCAGGGGCGATAGCAAAAATTGATTCATTGGCAATTTTTAAAAATGGAAAGCTGCAAGGATATTTGGATTTAAATGATACAAGGATGTTAGTGTGGATTCAAAGTAAGTTGGAACAGACCTCCTTGAGCATCCCCTATGAGAAGAACAAATTTTTCGGCTTGCGTGTTATGCATTCTAAGACAAAGATTAAAGCTAGACAAGTGAATGGCCGACCTCAATTTGATATATTTATTAAAGCTGAATCCATTCTAGATGGCTCTGAGAAAGGGATAAAAGCTGCAAAAGCAAATGCGTTTGAAGATTTTGAAGACAAAACAAACCGTTATCTTGAAAAAGAATTTAGTAAGTTGATTGAAAAAATGCAAAAAGAATATGTCGCAGATATATTTGGATTGGGAGAAATATTTAGAGATCAAGATTACAAGCATTTTAAACAATATGAAGATAATTGGGATACAGGTTTTAAAGATGCGAAGATTAATGTGCATGTAAATGTAGAAATAAAAAGGAGTGGATTTCGAAACAATAGCAATAATATAAAATAA
- a CDS encoding sensor histidine kinase — protein sequence MIRFDNYLFVLLLNVVPIFIYFYYFHKMKIKNTRLFTAFYCSTILILAMALSLEIAPGHIYDLRTIPWLVAFFYGGLPAGLLTTMVMAIYRYMIGYNEGLMITIIIVLLTVPVLCYTIKMYKQAKTYGKKIMIACSTSLIPISIDVIATSFFTNKLTIMFVIYLYLSHLVTLSIAIYLIESLSYQERKQEQMQQTERIRLIGEMAASVAHEIRNPLTVVKGYTHLLKEDSNITGKQQEMLLLISSELVRAEKIINDYLSLARPNQGKKEQIVLAKIIKKVEELMYPYALLNNVKIYNQVQTTCIIEAGHDEILQLFINMIKNAIEAIEDKGEVIISAKLSENHLRINIKDNGKGMSEDELQRLGTPFYSTKTQGTGVGMMVCFNIIHHLNGKIKINSKINKGTTCSVIFPLNHK from the coding sequence ATGATTAGATTTGACAATTATTTATTTGTTTTATTATTGAATGTCGTACCAATTTTTATTTACTTCTATTATTTTCATAAAATGAAAATTAAGAATACTCGTCTGTTTACAGCTTTTTATTGTTCAACGATATTAATTTTAGCCATGGCATTGTCATTAGAAATTGCTCCAGGACATATTTATGATTTAAGGACGATTCCATGGTTGGTCGCCTTTTTTTATGGGGGCTTACCGGCTGGGTTATTAACTACTATGGTTATGGCGATTTACCGATATATGATTGGATATAATGAAGGGCTAATGATTACTATTATCATTGTTCTATTAACAGTGCCAGTCTTGTGCTATACGATAAAAATGTACAAGCAGGCTAAAACATATGGAAAAAAAATAATGATTGCTTGTTCCACATCACTTATCCCAATAAGTATTGATGTAATTGCTACTTCATTTTTTACAAATAAACTAACTATTATGTTTGTGATTTACTTGTATTTATCACATCTTGTTACCCTTAGTATCGCAATTTATTTAATAGAATCACTTTCTTATCAAGAACGAAAGCAAGAGCAAATGCAACAAACTGAACGTATACGACTGATTGGCGAAATGGCTGCATCTGTAGCTCATGAAATACGTAATCCGTTAACAGTAGTAAAAGGGTATACACATTTATTAAAAGAAGATTCTAATATTACTGGGAAACAACAAGAAATGCTTTTACTTATATCTTCAGAATTGGTGAGAGCTGAAAAAATAATAAATGATTATTTATCACTTGCTCGACCAAATCAAGGGAAAAAAGAACAGATCGTGCTAGCGAAGATTATCAAAAAAGTAGAAGAACTGATGTATCCATATGCTCTTTTAAATAATGTGAAAATTTATAATCAAGTTCAAACAACTTGTATAATTGAAGCTGGGCATGATGAAATCTTGCAATTATTTATTAATATGATAAAGAATGCGATTGAAGCAATCGAAGACAAAGGGGAAGTGATTATTTCTGCAAAACTGTCAGAAAATCATTTAAGGATAAATATTAAGGATAATGGCAAAGGAATGTCGGAAGACGAACTTCAGAGACTCGGAACGCCTTTTTACTCAACAAAAACACAAGGAACGGGAGTTGGAATGATGGTATGTTTTAATATTATTCATCATTTGAATGGCAAAATTAAAATCAACAGTAAAATAAATAAGGGAACGACTTGCTCTGTAATTTTTCCACTTAACCATAAATAA
- a CDS encoding NAD(P)/FAD-dependent oxidoreductase — protein MSKHIVILGAGYGGLLAALNVRKFYSKAEATVTVINKYPTHQIITELHRLAAGNVSEKAVAMPLEKLFKGKDIDLKIAAVDSFNVDTKEVALGDGTKLSYDALVVALGSVTAYFGIPGLEENSMVLKSADDANKIYNHVEERIREYAKSRKQEDATILIGGGGLTGVELVGELADILPGLTRKYGVDFRDIKLLLVEAGPKILPVLPEDLIERATKSLENRGVTFLTGLPVTNVSGNVIDLKDGQQIVANTFVWTGGVQGNPLVGVSGLEVNRGRATVNDFLQSTSHPDVFVAGDSAVYFPADGDGRPAPPTAQIAWQMGELIGYNLYAYLENKALDTFNPINSGTLASLGRKDGVAIVGGSSTPLKGLPASLMKEASNIRYLSHIKGLFSLAY, from the coding sequence ATGTCAAAACATATTGTTATTTTAGGTGCTGGATACGGTGGCCTGTTAGCAGCTTTAAATGTTCGTAAATTTTACAGTAAAGCGGAAGCTACAGTAACCGTTATTAATAAATATCCAACACATCAAATCATTACTGAATTGCATCGCTTAGCAGCAGGTAATGTTTCTGAAAAAGCTGTTGCTATGCCACTAGAAAAATTATTTAAAGGCAAAGACATCGACTTAAAAATTGCTGCTGTTGATTCTTTCAATGTAGATACAAAAGAAGTTGCTTTAGGCGATGGAACTAAATTATCTTATGATGCATTAGTAGTAGCGCTAGGAAGTGTAACAGCATACTTCGGTATCCCAGGTCTTGAAGAGAACAGTATGGTTCTTAAATCAGCAGATGATGCAAACAAAATCTACAATCATGTAGAAGAGCGTATTCGTGAATATGCTAAATCAAGAAAACAAGAAGATGCAACAATATTAATTGGTGGTGGCGGACTAACAGGTGTAGAACTTGTTGGTGAACTTGCTGATATCTTACCAGGATTAACAAGAAAATATGGCGTTGATTTCCGCGATATTAAATTACTATTAGTAGAAGCTGGTCCGAAAATTCTTCCTGTTTTACCAGAAGACTTAATCGAACGTGCTACTAAGAGTTTGGAAAACCGTGGTGTTACTTTCTTAACAGGCTTACCAGTAACAAATGTGTCTGGCAATGTAATTGATTTAAAAGATGGTCAACAAATTGTTGCTAATACATTTGTATGGACTGGCGGCGTACAAGGAAATCCACTTGTTGGAGTTTCTGGATTAGAAGTAAATCGTGGTCGTGCAACTGTAAATGATTTCCTACAATCTACTTCACACCCTGATGTATTTGTAGCTGGTGATAGTGCTGTTTACTTCCCTGCTGATGGGGATGGTCGTCCAGCACCACCAACTGCTCAAATTGCTTGGCAAATGGGAGAATTAATTGGATATAATCTATATGCTTACCTTGAAAATAAAGCATTAGATACATTTAACCCAATTAATTCTGGTACACTTGCAAGTCTTGGTAGAAAAGATGGTGTAGCAATCGTTGGAGGCAGCTCGACTCCATTAAAAGGATTACCTGCTTCCTTAATGAAAGAAGCAAGTAATATTCGTTACTTATCACATATTAAAGGGCTATTCAGCTTAGCTTACTAA
- a CDS encoding nitroreductase family protein, translated as MNISELITGRRTVKKFKTKDVENSIILEWLQQAKFAPNHKMTEPWRILFVGEKTRAELKHKTNFGGASKVIAVLSHKGRNQIERDENLASVSCFIQNFMLQAWDAGVGTFWSSVGSSALGRKSLGVSEDYEVVGVLAIGYPEEIMEPKARTSIEEKITYLD; from the coding sequence GTGAATATATCTGAATTAATTACAGGGAGAAGAACAGTAAAAAAATTCAAAACGAAAGATGTAGAGAATTCTATTATTTTGGAATGGCTTCAACAGGCAAAATTTGCACCGAATCATAAAATGACAGAACCATGGAGAATTCTTTTTGTTGGAGAGAAAACCCGAGCAGAACTAAAACATAAAACAAATTTTGGCGGAGCTTCTAAGGTTATTGCTGTTTTATCGCATAAAGGAAGAAACCAAATCGAAAGGGATGAAAATTTAGCATCAGTTTCCTGTTTTATCCAAAATTTTATGCTGCAAGCATGGGATGCGGGAGTAGGTACGTTTTGGAGTTCTGTCGGATCTTCGGCTTTAGGAAGAAAATCGTTAGGAGTAAGCGAGGACTATGAAGTGGTAGGAGTACTCGCTATTGGCTACCCGGAAGAAATTATGGAACCAAAAGCACGCACGTCTATCGAGGAGAAAATTACCTATTTAGATTAA